A genomic window from Alkalihalobacillus sp. AL-G includes:
- the ytxC gene encoding sporulation protein YtxC, with translation MYFYDEHEGLYLYMQLQNLLGNKGYSRTKQVNIQFSDANALVIDLKKDDPFSDMVKPSILRLIARHIIESNEDDWILCKLEQDFYYTDEDEQQQILTIVQSLLEGDDKDIPSVNDFPAREEVIIESLDDFFTNHMMFSYESFLQFRLKRYHELLSNYIECAIDEYKLEQEYQEFVHTLRQLIKERVSLFTTVHLVNEESSYKLLNEHFYELTPDDINHLISHHHSDPYPIASKLLKLLINLAPSKLFLYTDNEDASMNQTIFNVFQERVHILPRSKFDIQKRLCKNGHSIGLDFRR, from the coding sequence ATGTATTTTTATGATGAACATGAGGGCTTATATTTGTATATGCAATTGCAGAACCTACTCGGTAATAAAGGCTATTCACGCACTAAGCAGGTGAACATTCAGTTTTCAGATGCGAACGCGTTGGTCATCGATTTAAAAAAAGATGATCCTTTTTCAGACATGGTAAAGCCTTCGATTTTGCGCTTAATTGCACGTCACATTATTGAGTCGAACGAAGACGATTGGATTCTTTGCAAGCTGGAGCAAGACTTTTACTATACGGATGAAGATGAGCAACAACAAATACTTACAATTGTCCAATCCTTGCTTGAAGGGGACGACAAAGATATCCCCTCTGTAAACGATTTTCCTGCAAGGGAAGAAGTGATAATTGAATCATTAGATGATTTTTTCACGAACCATATGATGTTTTCCTACGAATCGTTTCTGCAATTCCGATTGAAACGATATCATGAATTGTTGTCCAATTATATTGAGTGTGCTATAGATGAGTACAAGCTGGAACAAGAATATCAGGAGTTTGTCCATACGCTTCGTCAGCTTATTAAAGAACGGGTTTCTCTATTTACTACGGTCCATCTTGTAAATGAAGAGAGTAGCTACAAATTACTTAACGAGCATTTTTATGAGCTTACTCCTGATGATATCAACCATTTGATTAGCCATCATCACAGTGATCCGTATCCGATTGCATCTAAATTATTAAAGCTATTGATCAATCTTGCTCCTAGCAAGTTGTTTTTGTACACCGATAATGAGGATGCATCTATGAACCAGACGATTTTCAACGTGTTTCAGGAACGGGTACATATCTTGCCGCGATCTAAATTTGACATACAAAAAAGACTTTGTAAAAATGGTCATTCAATAGGTCTTGATTTTCGACGTTAA
- the dnaI gene encoding primosomal protein DnaI: MKSISEAIQNLPEKTAIQKQFTILKNKVLVHPDWKTFHHQHPEITDQMIDRSLPKLLEYLDGTKNCEGCTCLADCQNMIQGYQPDLFVNGQAIDVSYNRCPNKVAADDFKKLQSLIKSYFIPKDILSATFEQFTQNERDRFNAVHLAGEFVKTMKDDPESAKGLFVYGDFGVGKTFLMGAIANALAKKKIQTMLVYTPDFFREMKTSIGDQTVDEKLEIIKKAPVLVLDDIGAESMSSWVRDEVLGSILQYRMMEKLPTLYTSNYDYAELEEHLSYSQKGGVEQLKAKRIMERIKHFTTPVYIGGANRREN, translated from the coding sequence TTGAAATCAATTTCCGAAGCAATACAAAATCTACCGGAAAAGACAGCGATCCAAAAACAGTTTACGATTCTTAAAAACAAAGTGCTCGTTCATCCGGATTGGAAGACGTTTCATCACCAACATCCTGAAATTACGGATCAGATGATTGACCGTAGCCTTCCAAAGCTATTGGAATACCTGGATGGAACAAAGAATTGTGAAGGGTGCACCTGCCTGGCTGATTGTCAAAATATGATTCAAGGATATCAACCAGACCTTTTCGTTAACGGACAAGCAATTGATGTTAGTTACAACCGATGCCCGAATAAGGTTGCAGCTGACGATTTCAAAAAGCTCCAATCGTTGATCAAAAGTTATTTCATCCCGAAGGACATTCTTTCTGCTACCTTTGAACAGTTTACCCAGAATGAACGTGACCGTTTCAATGCGGTTCACCTTGCGGGAGAGTTTGTTAAAACGATGAAAGATGATCCGGAATCTGCAAAAGGTCTGTTTGTGTATGGCGACTTTGGTGTAGGCAAGACCTTTTTGATGGGGGCGATCGCGAACGCTCTTGCGAAGAAAAAGATCCAGACGATGCTCGTTTACACCCCGGATTTCTTTCGTGAAATGAAAACATCGATCGGTGATCAAACGGTTGATGAAAAGCTTGAAATCATTAAGAAGGCACCTGTACTTGTACTTGATGATATTGGCGCTGAATCTATGTCAAGCTGGGTAAGAGATGAGGTGCTTGGTTCGATTTTACAGTACCGTATGATGGAAAAACTGCCAACCCTTTATACGTCTAATTATGATTATGCTGAGCTAGAAGAACATCTCTCTTATTCTCAAAAAGGCGGGGTTGAACAATTGAAAGCAAAACGAATCATGGAACGGATTAAACATTTTACGACACCGGTCTATATCGGAGGGGCAAATCGCCGAGAGAATTGA
- a CDS encoding replication initiation and membrane attachment family protein, which produces MGNHWKELLPVDRYTVHSNGIIRPDDLRVITMLYQPLIGAGAYSLYMTLYGELGAEEVTSIPSTHHSLMNHTQMNLQSIYEERKKLEAIGLLKTYQQNTEDERIFIYEIQPALDPEKFFQDDVLSIYLYGRLGKQRYVEVKKRFTYTHHEVSDYKEVTASFNDVFSSLHASEIRSGVNSEIHGTNDNQNTKYYKHNEGTSPDFSNGDFDFDTLVRDLSSFIIPSEVLTGELKDAIKRLAFIYQISPLDMSSVVQQAYFRDEELTASKLRKETQRWYKVEKPGQLPKLSERNQAPAPSSKDSSEQTPEEMMIRTFETISPRTLLEKYGEGGRAASSDLKLVETVMFEQKLSPGVVNVLIDYVLNTNDMKLVHGHVEKIASQWKRKKITTVREAMALAKAEHQNYQSYKQQKSKPSGYRQKRKDVRKDTLPKWMRESKKSDGTSQKQEQLVTDNEKKWLEEYLKGL; this is translated from the coding sequence ATGGGGAATCATTGGAAAGAACTGCTCCCAGTTGATCGATATACAGTGCACAGCAATGGTATCATTCGTCCTGATGACCTACGGGTAATTACGATGTTGTATCAACCGTTGATTGGAGCTGGAGCCTACAGTTTATACATGACTCTGTACGGTGAGCTTGGTGCGGAGGAAGTCACAAGTATACCATCAACCCATCACAGTCTGATGAACCATACACAAATGAATTTACAGTCCATTTATGAAGAACGTAAAAAACTTGAAGCGATTGGACTTTTAAAAACTTACCAACAAAATACAGAGGATGAACGTATCTTTATATATGAAATCCAGCCAGCCTTAGACCCGGAAAAGTTTTTTCAAGATGACGTATTAAGTATTTATTTATATGGTCGGCTAGGGAAACAGAGGTATGTTGAAGTGAAAAAGAGATTCACGTACACACATCACGAGGTGTCCGATTATAAGGAAGTTACTGCAAGCTTCAATGATGTTTTTTCATCACTTCATGCGTCTGAAATTCGATCAGGCGTTAATTCGGAAATCCATGGAACGAATGACAATCAAAACACGAAATATTACAAACATAACGAAGGAACCAGTCCGGATTTTTCGAATGGAGATTTTGACTTTGATACGCTTGTTCGGGATTTAAGCAGCTTTATCATTCCGTCGGAAGTTCTAACCGGGGAACTGAAGGACGCTATTAAAAGACTTGCGTTTATTTATCAGATATCCCCATTAGATATGAGTAGCGTTGTACAACAAGCTTATTTTCGTGATGAGGAACTTACAGCATCAAAATTGAGAAAAGAGACGCAGCGTTGGTATAAAGTCGAAAAGCCTGGACAGCTCCCGAAATTGAGCGAACGCAATCAAGCACCGGCTCCCTCATCCAAGGATTCATCCGAACAGACACCAGAAGAAATGATGATCCGGACATTTGAAACGATTTCTCCACGCACTTTATTGGAAAAGTATGGTGAAGGGGGCAGGGCAGCATCTTCAGATTTGAAGCTTGTTGAAACCGTCATGTTTGAACAAAAGCTTTCACCCGGTGTTGTCAATGTGCTGATTGATTATGTGTTAAATACGAATGATATGAAACTGGTTCATGGTCATGTAGAAAAAATCGCTAGCCAGTGGAAGCGTAAGAAAATCACGACCGTTCGTGAAGCGATGGCACTTGCAAAAGCAGAGCATCAGAACTATCAATCCTACAAACAGCAAAAATCAAAACCATCAGGATATCGCCAAAAACGAAAAGACGTTCGGAAAGATACTTTGCCGAAGTGGATGAGAGAATCTAAAAAATCCGACGGAACCTCTCAAAAACAAGAGCAGCTGGTGACTGACAACGAAAAAAAATGGCTTGAAGAATACTTGAAAGGGTTATAG
- the nrdR gene encoding transcriptional regulator NrdR translates to MRCPNCQYNGSRVLDSRPVHNGRSIRRRRECEECNYRFTTFETVEEIPLIVVKKEGTREEFNREKLLRGLIKSCEKRPVPLEVLENVVNNVEKDLRNNGVSEVQSKDIGEMVMDHLATIDEVAYVRFASVYRQFKDINVFIDELKDLIKREND, encoded by the coding sequence ATGCGGTGTCCAAATTGTCAATATAATGGTTCAAGAGTGTTGGATTCTCGACCTGTACATAACGGGCGTTCAATCCGACGACGGAGGGAATGTGAAGAGTGTAATTATCGCTTTACAACCTTTGAAACAGTAGAAGAAATTCCGCTGATTGTCGTGAAAAAAGAAGGTACTCGGGAAGAATTCAACCGGGAAAAGCTTCTTAGAGGATTGATTAAGTCTTGTGAAAAAAGACCTGTCCCGTTAGAAGTGCTGGAAAACGTTGTTAACAATGTTGAGAAGGACTTGCGGAACAATGGGGTTTCAGAGGTGCAAAGTAAGGATATCGGCGAGATGGTGATGGATCATTTGGCAACGATCGATGAAGTTGCGTATGTCCGGTTTGCGTCTGTATATCGACAATTCAAGGACATTAATGTATTTATTGATGAGCTGAAGGATTTAATAAAACGCGAGAACGACTAA
- the speD gene encoding adenosylmethionine decarboxylase, whose product MDTMGRHVIAELWGCDSEKLNNMPYIEQLFVEAALKSGAEVREVAFHKFAPHGVSGVVIISESHLTIHSFPEHGYASIDVYTCGDLDPSVAADYIADALGATSKENLEVPRGMGPVKIGQKKVTAM is encoded by the coding sequence ATGGATACAATGGGACGTCACGTTATTGCAGAGCTTTGGGGATGTGATTCTGAAAAGCTGAATAATATGCCTTATATCGAACAACTTTTTGTTGAAGCGGCACTGAAATCAGGTGCTGAAGTTCGTGAGGTAGCTTTTCATAAGTTTGCCCCCCACGGTGTAAGCGGTGTGGTCATTATTTCTGAATCACATCTAACAATACACAGTTTTCCTGAGCATGGTTATGCAAGTATTGATGTATACACATGTGGAGATCTTGACCCAAGTGTCGCTGCCGATTATATTGCAGATGCATTAGGGGCAACTTCCAAAGAGAATTTAGAAGTTCCACGTGGTATGGGTCCAGTTAAAATCGGACAAAAAAAAGTAACTGCAATGTAA
- a CDS encoding glyceraldehyde-3-phosphate dehydrogenase codes for MKARVAINGFGRIGRMVFRKAMKDQHLDVVAINASYPSETLAHMVKYDSIHGTYDLEVEAGENSLIVDGKAVKLLSNRDPKQLPWAEMGIDIVIEATGKFTSKETAGYHIEAGAKKVIITAPGKEEDITIVMGVNDDAYNTGKHDVISNASCTTNCLAPVVKVLDEQFGIENGVMTTVHAYTNDQKNIDNPHKDLRRARACGQSIIPTSTGAAKAISKVLPQMAGKLHGMALRVPTPNVSLVDLVVDVKKDVTVEQINDAFEAASQGSMRGVLGFNNDPLVSIDYNGNENSSIIDGLSTMVIEDRKVKVLAWYDNEWGYSCRVVDLAGMVADQLNKVSSEQHYSVGSA; via the coding sequence ATGAAAGCAAGAGTAGCTATTAATGGGTTTGGTCGTATCGGGAGAATGGTTTTTCGAAAAGCAATGAAAGATCAACATTTAGATGTTGTTGCGATAAATGCAAGCTACCCATCAGAAACACTAGCGCATATGGTGAAATACGATAGTATTCATGGGACGTATGACCTTGAAGTTGAAGCTGGAGAAAACTCACTTATCGTTGATGGAAAAGCAGTAAAGCTTTTGAGTAACCGTGATCCGAAACAACTTCCTTGGGCAGAAATGGGCATCGATATCGTAATCGAAGCGACGGGTAAATTCACATCCAAAGAAACTGCCGGTTATCACATTGAGGCGGGAGCTAAAAAAGTCATTATCACCGCACCTGGAAAAGAAGAAGACATTACAATTGTAATGGGCGTAAATGATGACGCTTACAATACTGGTAAGCACGATGTTATTTCCAATGCATCATGCACAACGAACTGCCTGGCTCCAGTCGTAAAGGTATTGGATGAGCAGTTTGGAATTGAAAATGGTGTCATGACGACAGTACATGCATACACTAATGACCAAAAAAATATAGATAACCCGCATAAGGATCTTCGTCGTGCGAGAGCTTGTGGACAATCGATCATTCCAACATCAACAGGAGCCGCAAAGGCGATCTCAAAGGTTCTTCCACAGATGGCAGGAAAACTACACGGTATGGCTCTTCGCGTACCAACACCGAATGTATCTCTTGTAGATCTTGTTGTTGATGTGAAAAAAGACGTAACAGTTGAACAGATTAACGATGCTTTTGAAGCAGCATCACAAGGATCGATGCGAGGAGTTCTTGGTTTCAACAATGACCCGCTCGTTTCAATCGACTATAATGGCAACGAAAATTCTTCGATCATCGATGGACTATCAACAATGGTAATTGAAGATCGCAAAGTGAAAGTCCTTGCTTGGTATGATAACGAATGGGGCTATTCTTGCCGAGTGGTTGATCTAGCAGGTATGGTCGCCGATCAGCTGAATAAAGTAAGTTCAGAGCAGCATTATTCTGTTGGATCTGCGTAA
- the coaE gene encoding dephospho-CoA kinase (Dephospho-CoA kinase (CoaE) performs the final step in coenzyme A biosynthesis.), translating into MIIGLTGGIASGKSTISSIFKSLDIPVVDADMIAREVVEPGEESYKKIVEAFGDDLLLADQTIDRKKLGAIVFNDRDKRQLLNGIVHPAVRKRMLDRKDAYLLDNESVVLDIPLLFESKLTHFVDRTLLVYVTSDTQLRRLVNRDGFTEEEALSRIRSQLSLDEKREWADAIIDNNGSIEQSKGQLLGLLKEWGVL; encoded by the coding sequence GTGATTATTGGTTTAACAGGAGGGATCGCGAGCGGAAAAAGTACGATTTCTTCCATTTTCAAAAGTTTGGATATCCCCGTTGTCGATGCTGATATGATTGCGCGGGAAGTTGTAGAACCGGGTGAAGAATCCTATAAAAAGATCGTTGAAGCCTTCGGGGATGATCTTCTGTTGGCGGACCAAACGATTGACCGGAAGAAGTTAGGTGCAATAGTCTTTAATGATCGAGATAAACGGCAACTTCTTAATGGAATCGTTCATCCGGCTGTTCGAAAAAGGATGCTTGATCGCAAAGACGCCTATCTTTTGGACAATGAGTCGGTCGTATTGGATATCCCATTACTCTTCGAAAGTAAGCTTACCCATTTTGTTGATAGGACGTTGCTTGTATATGTAACCTCTGATACCCAGCTCAGACGGTTGGTCAATAGAGATGGCTTCACTGAGGAAGAGGCTCTTTCAAGAATCCGATCCCAACTATCTCTTGACGAAAAGCGGGAGTGGGCAGATGCAATTATTGATAACAACGGCTCTATCGAACAAAGCAAGGGCCAGCTTTTGGGTCTTTTAAAAGAGTGGGGCGTTCTTTAA
- the ytaF gene encoding sporulation membrane protein YtaF has translation MTGWVSLLTLTFAVSMDSFGVGVTYGVRKMKITYFSIILIALCSAMVLLAALNVGTIVSTFISEEFAEAIGGVMLIFLGIYVLWQLFRSKSEPHEQTETSTDHVWNMEIKSLGIVIQILRSPDVADIDRSGTITGLEALLLGLALSLDSFAAGIGASLLGFPHLQTALIVATMSSFFLVAGMKLGKIFSSFSFVRLINFLPGVILIILGVLKL, from the coding sequence GTGACCGGTTGGGTTTCCTTATTAACCTTGACCTTTGCTGTCAGTATGGACAGTTTTGGTGTAGGAGTCACTTACGGCGTACGAAAGATGAAAATAACGTATTTCTCAATTATCCTCATTGCTTTATGTTCAGCCATGGTGCTTCTCGCAGCATTGAACGTTGGTACTATAGTAAGTACGTTTATTTCTGAAGAATTTGCAGAGGCTATCGGTGGGGTAATGCTCATCTTTCTCGGTATATATGTCCTGTGGCAATTATTCAGATCGAAATCAGAACCGCATGAACAAACCGAAACGTCAACGGATCATGTATGGAATATGGAGATCAAATCACTAGGCATCGTAATTCAAATCCTTAGATCACCGGATGTAGCAGATATCGACCGTTCCGGGACAATCACTGGATTAGAGGCACTGTTGCTTGGGTTGGCACTTTCTCTCGATTCATTTGCAGCCGGAATTGGTGCTTCGTTACTCGGCTTTCCACATTTACAAACGGCATTGATTGTAGCAACGATGAGTTCATTTTTTCTCGTAGCTGGAATGAAACTCGGAAAAATATTTTCAAGCTTTTCATTTGTACGGTTAATTAATTTTTTACCAGGAGTAATCCTAATTATCCTGGGGGTATTGAAATTGTGA